Genomic segment of Myxococcus stipitatus:
AGTTCCAGATCGACCTGCGCGGTGACGTGCTCAGCGGTCTGTCCATCAAGGTGAGCGCGAGGAACGGGAAGATTTCGGCCACCTTCAGCGGCACCAACCGCGACGTGCTGAAGATGCTCGAGGAGCAGAGTGAAGGGCTGCGCACCGCGCTGGGAGGCCGTGGCCTGAAGCTGGAGACGGTCCGCTTCGAGGCCAAGACATGAGCGTGGAGCCGGACGACGAAGGTCCCGGCATGCACGAGCGGACGATGCTGGTGGACCTCCGCCAGCTCAAGCCGCTGCGGGCCCCTCCTGTCGAGCAGCCCCCCGAAGAGCCCGTCGCGGCCCCGGAACCCGCCGCGGAGGACCCGGACACCCTCGACCAGGTGGCGCGAAGCTGGGCGCCGTTCACCTTCAAGGGCCTGGAGAAGGTGTCCAAGGCCCAGGGGCAGTTGGCGCATCGGATGCGCTGGCTGACGCCCTCGGAGGGGACGCTCGCCCAGATATCCGCGCGCCTGAAGGGGCTCTTCGACGCCGAGGTGCGGCTGTCGCTGGAGTCGGTGCAGGTGCGGCCCATGGAGGAGCTGCGCCGCTTCCTCGGAGACCCGACGTTCCTCGCGGTGCTGGCGCCCGGCGCGCTCCAGGGGCGCGCGGTGCTGGAAGTGGAGCTGGCCCTGGCCCACACGGCCGTGGACCTGCTCCTGGGCGGCGCGGGCGAGACGGTGGGCCTGCGGCCGCTGACGGACATCGAAGAAGGGGTGATGGGGTACGTCGTCCTGGAGTCGCTGAGGGTGCTGGTGCCCGCGCTTCAGGCGGGGGTGCCTCGGCCCAGGCTGGACGGCGTCGCGCGGGGCGTGGACGAGGTGTCCGCGCGCCTGGGCGACGAGGCCCCCATGCTGACGGTGCACCTGAACGCCAACCTGGGGCCGCATGTCGGCATGGTCCGGCTGGTGGTGCCCTCGGCGGTGCTGGCGGCGGCGGAGCCGGCGGTGGCGAGCGTCCAGCGCAACGCGCTCAAGAAGGCGGACATGGCGGCGCACGCGGGCCGGCTGTCCGCGGTGCGAAGCTGGCTGCGGGCGGAGATTGGCACCGCGGAGCTGACCACCCACGACCTGGCGAGCCTGCGCGTCAAGGACGTCGTCCTGGTGGACGTGCTGTCGGCGCGGCCGGACCGGGGCGAGCCGGGCACGGCGCAGCTTCGCGTGGGCACCGGACGCGCCGGGCGCGCCGAGGCCGAGGTATTCGTCGACGAGGACGGGCACTACAAGGCCCGCATCGTCGACATCATCCCCGGGGAGTCGGGGAACCCGCGCTCGGCCACCGAGGAGGGTGGGGGACGGGATGAGGAAGAGGACTTCACCAATCCGGAGCTGGACGTTCCTCCGGAGCTCGAAGGGGCGCCCTTGGACGACGTGAACAAGCCGGATGGAAGCGACCTGCTGGGCGACTTGCCGCTGCAGATCGCCGTGGAGCTCGCGCGCATCCCCGTCACCGCCGAGCAGGTGGTGGGCATGCGGGCCGGCCAGGTCATCGAGCTGGGCCGGGGGCCCGGCGAGCCGGTGGAGCTCTCCATCAACGGCAAGGTGGTGGCCCGGGGTGAGCTGGTGGAGATGGAAGGCCAGCTGGGCGTCCGCGTCACGAACCTGGCGGGCTGAGGCCCCCGAAGCAAGCGGGCGACAGCGGGCCTCCGGCGGGGGGCCCGTGGCGGTCCATCGTCCTTTGCACTAGCCTCGCACCTTCCATGGCAGTCCTTCGTAACCCCCTCATGCGCCTGACCCTGGGCGCCTCGCTGGTGTTCTCACCGCTCACCGTGCTGGCCCAGGCTCCCGCCGCGCCCGCGCCGGGTGCCGCGCCCGCGCCTTCGCCTACCCCCGTCGTGGCGCCCCCAAGCGACGCGACGCCACCCCCCGCGTCCGCCCAGGCCCCCACGGGTACCCAGGCCGCCACGGGGGGCCAGGTCGCGGGCGCACCCGCGACGAAGCCCCCGAGCGAGGAGCCCCAGTGGGAGGACCCCCTGGCGGGGACTCCGGCGGCGACGGAAGAGCC
This window contains:
- the sctQ gene encoding type III secretion system cytoplasmic ring protein SctQ; amino-acid sequence: MSVEPDDEGPGMHERTMLVDLRQLKPLRAPPVEQPPEEPVAAPEPAAEDPDTLDQVARSWAPFTFKGLEKVSKAQGQLAHRMRWLTPSEGTLAQISARLKGLFDAEVRLSLESVQVRPMEELRRFLGDPTFLAVLAPGALQGRAVLEVELALAHTAVDLLLGGAGETVGLRPLTDIEEGVMGYVVLESLRVLVPALQAGVPRPRLDGVARGVDEVSARLGDEAPMLTVHLNANLGPHVGMVRLVVPSAVLAAAEPAVASVQRNALKKADMAAHAGRLSAVRSWLRAEIGTAELTTHDLASLRVKDVVLVDVLSARPDRGEPGTAQLRVGTGRAGRAEAEVFVDEDGHYKARIVDIIPGESGNPRSATEEGGGRDEEEDFTNPELDVPPELEGAPLDDVNKPDGSDLLGDLPLQIAVELARIPVTAEQVVGMRAGQVIELGRGPGEPVELSINGKVVARGELVEMEGQLGVRVTNLAG